In Streptomyces sp. NBC_01717, one DNA window encodes the following:
- a CDS encoding 6-phospho-beta-glucosidase, whose product MKLTILGGGGFRVPLVYGALLGDRAEGRVTGVTLYDLDAGRLSAIARVLAEQAAGHPDAPAVTVTTDLDEALRGADFVFSAIRVGGLEGRAADEQVALAKGVLGQETVGAGGIAYGLRTLPVVDHIARRVAALAPDAWFINFTNPAGLVTEAMSRHLGDRVIGICDSPVGLGRRVARALGATRPQDAWIDYVGLNHLGWLRGLHIDGRDQLPRLLADRELLGSFEEGKLFGPEWIQSLGAVPNEYLHYYYFNREAVKAYREAQQTRGAFLRDQQARFYDCMRDPAAPALRTWDGTRAEREATYMSENREAAGAGERDEASLSESGGYENVALALMRAIARDERATLILNVRNRTTLPILDEDAVIEVPCLVDGNGAHPVTVSPLPGHAAGLVCAIKAVEREVLAAAASGSRPAAIKAFALHPLIDSVEVARRLVDEYREVHPGLAYLT is encoded by the coding sequence ATGAAACTGACCATTCTGGGCGGCGGGGGATTCCGAGTGCCGCTCGTGTACGGTGCGCTGCTCGGCGACCGCGCGGAGGGCCGGGTCACCGGCGTGACCCTCTACGACCTCGACGCCGGCCGGCTCTCCGCGATCGCCCGGGTGCTGGCCGAGCAGGCCGCCGGTCACCCGGACGCCCCGGCGGTGACCGTCACCACGGATCTGGACGAGGCGCTGAGGGGCGCCGACTTCGTCTTCTCCGCGATCCGCGTCGGCGGTCTGGAGGGCCGGGCGGCGGACGAGCAAGTGGCGCTCGCCAAGGGCGTGCTCGGCCAGGAGACGGTCGGCGCCGGCGGCATCGCGTACGGGCTGCGCACACTGCCGGTCGTGGACCACATCGCCCGGCGGGTGGCTGCGCTGGCCCCGGACGCCTGGTTCATCAACTTCACCAACCCGGCGGGCCTGGTCACCGAGGCCATGTCCCGGCATCTGGGCGACCGGGTGATCGGCATCTGCGACTCCCCGGTGGGCCTGGGCCGCCGGGTGGCCCGCGCGCTGGGCGCCACACGCCCGCAGGACGCCTGGATCGACTACGTCGGGCTGAACCATCTGGGCTGGCTGCGCGGCCTGCACATCGACGGCCGCGACCAGTTGCCGCGGCTGCTCGCGGACCGGGAGCTGTTGGGCAGCTTCGAGGAGGGCAAGCTCTTCGGCCCGGAGTGGATCCAGTCGCTGGGCGCCGTACCGAACGAGTATCTGCACTACTACTACTTCAACCGGGAAGCGGTGAAGGCGTACCGGGAGGCGCAGCAGACCCGCGGCGCCTTCCTGCGCGACCAGCAGGCCCGCTTCTACGACTGCATGCGCGACCCGGCCGCGCCCGCGCTGCGTACCTGGGACGGCACCCGGGCCGAGCGCGAGGCGACCTATATGTCGGAGAACCGCGAGGCGGCCGGCGCCGGCGAGCGGGACGAGGCGTCGCTCAGTGAGTCCGGCGGCTACGAGAACGTCGCCCTCGCCCTGATGCGGGCCATCGCCCGCGACGAGCGCGCCACTTTGATCCTCAACGTGCGCAACCGGACGACCCTCCCCATCCTCGACGAGGACGCCGTCATCGAGGTCCCCTGCCTGGTCGACGGCAACGGCGCCCACCCGGTGACCGTCTCCCCGCTGCCGGGTCATGCCGCCGGGCTGGTCTGCGCGATCAAGGCCGTGGAGCGCGAGGTGCTGGCCGCGGCCGCCTCCGGCTCCCGGCCCGCCGCCATCAAGGCCTTCGCGCTGCACCCGCTCATCGACTCCGTGGAGGTGGCGCGGCGGCTGGTCGACGAGTACCGCGAGGTGCATCCGGGCCTCGCGTACCTGACGTAG
- a CDS encoding alpha-mannosidase: MHDERRRIEERVERIHDQRIKPAVYSASVPLMVEAWQAPGEPVPFAEAADAAYEPFAMGTPWGPPWGTTWFRMRGRVPAEWAGKRVETVMDLGFVGDWPGNQAEALVHVPDGRPLKAVNPQNQYVPVANPAVGGEEIHYLVEAASNPDILANDFIGPTPLGDRLTAGDKPLYTFKRADLAVLDEDVWHLSLDLQVLRELMLELEAHDPRRHEIMTCLDRALDALDLDDISGTAADARAVLKEALAKPAHASAHRMSAVGHAHIDSAWLWPIRETKRKTSRTFSNVTALAEEYDEFVFACSQAQQYEWVRDNYPHVWARIQQAVKNGQWAPVGGMWVESDGNLPGGEAIARQLIHGKRFFIEHFGIETKGVWLPDSFGYNAAYPQLAKLAGNEWFLTQKLSWNQTNKLPHHSFWWEGVDGTRIFTHFPPVDTYNAEFSGKEMAHAVRNYQDKGVGTRSLAPFGHGDGGGGPTREMLERARRLADLEGSAKVTVEHPDTFFAEAAKEVPKDQVWSGELYLELHRATYTSQARTKQGNRRSEHLMREAELWATTAALHAPGYRYPHEKLDRLWKTVLLHQFHDILPGSSIAWVHREAEAEYARVAAEVQELTTEALAALSGGEGLSVFNTAPRDRAEVVTVPAGTAADGQQLADGSVAVYTEVPASGIAPLGASGAAPQPVTVEGRVLDNGLVRVEVAANGTIASVRDLVAGREVLAPDAAGNLLRLHSDLPNYWDAWDIDKHYRNRYTDLTKAESVTVSEEGPLLGALRVERSFGKGSRIVQRIVVRAGSRRIDIETEIDWHEAEKMLKAAFPVDVRADHSRAEIQFGHVQRPTHTNTSWEAARFEVYGHRWVHIGEPGYGVAVINDSTYGHDVSRTTRETDGGTTTTVRLSLVRAPRVPDPGADQGKHRFTYALLPGATVEDAVAEGYALNLPLRVGAAASATPVVTSDNPAVTVEAVKLADDGSGDVVVRLYESLGGRAQAVLRPGFPLGKVQVTDLLERPLAGQPAEVSAAREGEVAVTLRPFQILTVRLTPAG; the protein is encoded by the coding sequence ATGCACGACGAACGCCGCCGGATCGAGGAGCGCGTCGAACGCATCCACGACCAGCGCATCAAGCCGGCCGTCTACTCCGCCTCCGTCCCGCTCATGGTCGAGGCCTGGCAGGCGCCCGGTGAGCCGGTGCCCTTCGCCGAGGCCGCGGATGCCGCGTACGAACCCTTCGCGATGGGCACGCCGTGGGGCCCGCCGTGGGGCACCACCTGGTTCCGGATGCGCGGCCGGGTGCCGGCCGAGTGGGCCGGCAAGCGTGTCGAGACGGTGATGGACCTGGGCTTCGTCGGCGACTGGCCGGGCAACCAGGCCGAGGCGCTGGTGCACGTGCCGGACGGCCGCCCGCTGAAGGCCGTCAACCCGCAGAACCAGTACGTCCCGGTCGCCAACCCGGCCGTCGGCGGCGAGGAGATCCACTACCTGGTGGAGGCCGCCTCCAACCCGGACATCCTCGCCAACGACTTCATCGGCCCCACTCCGCTGGGCGACCGGCTCACTGCCGGTGACAAGCCGCTGTACACCTTCAAGCGCGCCGATCTCGCCGTACTGGACGAGGACGTCTGGCATCTGTCACTGGACCTGCAGGTGCTGCGCGAGCTGATGCTGGAGCTCGAGGCGCACGACCCGCGCCGGCACGAGATCATGACGTGTCTGGACCGCGCCCTGGACGCGCTGGACCTGGACGACATCTCCGGCACCGCGGCCGACGCCCGCGCCGTGCTGAAGGAGGCCCTGGCCAAGCCCGCGCACGCCAGTGCGCACCGGATGTCGGCCGTCGGGCATGCGCACATCGACTCGGCGTGGCTGTGGCCGATCCGTGAGACCAAGCGCAAGACCTCCCGCACCTTCTCCAACGTCACGGCGCTGGCCGAGGAGTACGACGAGTTCGTCTTCGCCTGCTCGCAGGCCCAGCAGTACGAGTGGGTGCGCGACAACTACCCGCACGTGTGGGCCCGTATCCAGCAGGCCGTGAAGAACGGGCAGTGGGCGCCGGTCGGCGGCATGTGGGTGGAGTCGGACGGCAACCTGCCGGGCGGTGAGGCCATCGCCCGCCAGCTGATCCACGGCAAGCGGTTCTTCATCGAGCACTTCGGCATCGAGACCAAGGGCGTGTGGCTGCCGGACTCCTTCGGCTACAACGCCGCCTACCCGCAGCTGGCAAAGCTCGCCGGCAACGAGTGGTTCCTCACCCAGAAGCTGTCGTGGAACCAGACCAACAAGCTGCCCCACCACTCGTTCTGGTGGGAGGGCGTGGACGGCACCCGGATCTTCACCCACTTCCCGCCAGTGGACACCTACAACGCCGAGTTCTCCGGCAAGGAGATGGCGCACGCGGTGCGCAACTACCAGGACAAGGGCGTCGGCACCCGCTCGCTGGCCCCGTTCGGGCACGGTGACGGCGGTGGCGGCCCCACCCGGGAGATGCTGGAGCGCGCCCGCCGGCTCGCCGACCTCGAGGGCTCGGCGAAGGTGACGGTCGAGCACCCGGACACCTTCTTCGCGGAGGCGGCGAAGGAGGTTCCCAAGGACCAGGTGTGGTCCGGTGAGCTGTATCTGGAGCTGCACCGCGCCACGTACACCTCGCAGGCGCGCACCAAGCAGGGCAACCGGCGCAGCGAGCACCTGATGCGCGAGGCGGAGCTGTGGGCGACGACGGCCGCGCTGCACGCGCCGGGCTACCGCTATCCGCACGAGAAGCTGGACCGGCTGTGGAAGACGGTGCTGCTGCACCAGTTCCACGACATCCTGCCGGGCTCCTCGATCGCCTGGGTCCATCGCGAGGCAGAGGCGGAGTACGCGCGGGTCGCGGCCGAGGTGCAGGAGCTGACGACCGAGGCACTGGCGGCGCTTTCCGGTGGTGAAGGCCTTTCGGTGTTCAACACCGCTCCGCGCGACCGCGCCGAGGTCGTCACGGTGCCCGCGGGCACAGCGGCCGACGGCCAGCAGCTGGCCGACGGCTCGGTGGCCGTGTACACCGAGGTCCCGGCGAGCGGCATCGCACCGCTCGGCGCGTCGGGGGCCGCCCCGCAGCCGGTGACCGTCGAGGGCCGGGTGCTGGACAACGGCCTGGTGCGGGTGGAAGTCGCCGCGAACGGCACCATCGCCTCCGTCCGCGACCTGGTGGCCGGCCGTGAGGTGCTGGCGCCGGACGCTGCCGGCAATCTGCTGCGCCTGCACAGCGACCTGCCCAACTACTGGGACGCCTGGGACATCGACAAGCACTACCGGAACCGCTACACGGACCTCACCAAGGCCGAGTCGGTCACTGTGTCGGAGGAGGGTCCGCTGCTCGGCGCGCTGCGGGTGGAGCGCTCCTTCGGCAAGGGCTCACGGATCGTCCAGAGGATCGTGGTACGTGCGGGCAGCCGCCGGATCGACATCGAGACGGAGATCGACTGGCACGAGGCGGAGAAGATGCTCAAGGCCGCCTTCCCGGTCGACGTCCGGGCCGACCACTCCCGCGCCGAGATCCAGTTCGGCCATGTGCAGCGCCCCACGCACACCAACACCAGCTGGGAGGCTGCCCGGTTCGAGGTCTACGGCCACCGGTGGGTGCACATCGGGGAGCCGGGGTACGGCGTCGCGGTCATCAACGACTCGACGTACGGACACGATGTCTCCCGCACCACGCGGGAGACGGACGGCGGTACGACGACGACGGTCCGTCTCAGCCTGGTGCGAGCCCCGCGCGTCCCGGACCCGGGGGCGGACCAGGGCAAGCACCGCTTCACCTACGCCCTGTTGCCGGGCGCGACGGTCGAGGACGCCGTCGCCGAGGGGTACGCACTGAACCTGCCGCTGCGGGTCGGCGCCGCGGCCTCGGCCACCCCGGTGGTCACCAGCGACAACCCGGCCGTCACCGTCGAGGCGGTCAAGCTGGCCGACGACGGCTCGGGCGATGTGGTGGTGCGGCTCTACGAGTCGCTGGGCGGCCGGGCGCAGGCGGTTCTGCGCCCGGGCTTCCCGCTGGGCAAAGTACAGGTCACGGACCTGCTGGAGCGCCCGCTAGCGGGGCAGCCCGCAGAGGTATCAGCGGCCCGTGAGGGGGAGGTGGCCGTGACACTACGGCCGTTCCAGATCCTCACCGTGCGGCTGACGCCCGCGGGCTGA
- a CDS encoding AraC family transcriptional regulator yields MSLDELRALMDRHARPDLTTAIDGVRICRVDHAAGPESSMSGTVLAVIAQGGKRLASGDRFYDYRVGQYLVASVDVPATGHVMDTASDSPTLGFGMTLEPAVIADLLLQAGPGDLPRSLSSARPGIAVSDAPGELLDAVVRLLRLLDRPRDRKVLTPLYQREILWQLMTGEQGDAVRQLGVADSSLTHVRRAVQWIRDNYTQPFRVEEVARLSGMSVSAFHRNFQAVTAMSPIQFQKNIRLQSARLLLANHPNDVTGVGLRVGYDSLSQFSREYRRQFGAPPSVDAARLLGGTKPAAALP; encoded by the coding sequence ATGTCTCTGGACGAGCTCCGCGCCCTGATGGATCGGCATGCCCGTCCCGATCTGACCACGGCGATCGACGGTGTTCGGATCTGCAGGGTCGACCACGCCGCTGGGCCGGAGTCCTCGATGTCCGGGACGGTGCTGGCGGTGATCGCCCAGGGTGGGAAGCGTCTGGCGTCGGGTGACCGCTTCTATGACTACCGGGTCGGTCAGTATCTCGTCGCCTCGGTCGACGTCCCGGCGACCGGACATGTCATGGACACCGCTTCCGACAGCCCCACGCTCGGCTTCGGGATGACTCTCGAACCTGCCGTCATCGCGGACCTGCTGCTGCAGGCCGGTCCGGGGGATCTGCCAAGGTCTCTCAGCTCAGCGCGACCGGGGATCGCGGTGAGTGACGCCCCAGGCGAACTGCTCGACGCCGTCGTGCGGCTGCTGCGCCTGCTCGATCGTCCACGGGATCGGAAGGTACTCACCCCGCTGTACCAGCGCGAGATCCTCTGGCAGCTGATGACCGGGGAACAGGGTGATGCTGTCCGCCAACTCGGTGTGGCCGACAGCAGTCTCACGCACGTCAGGCGCGCCGTGCAGTGGATCCGGGACAACTACACCCAGCCGTTCCGCGTCGAGGAGGTGGCGCGGCTCTCGGGGATGAGTGTCTCCGCCTTCCACCGGAACTTCCAGGCGGTGACGGCGATGAGCCCGATCCAGTTCCAGAAGAACATCCGGCTGCAGTCCGCGAGACTGCTCCTGGCCAACCATCCGAACGACGTCACCGGTGTCGGCCTGCGTGTCGGGTACGACAGTCTGTCCCAGTTCAGCCGTGAGTACCGGCGTCAGTTCGGCGCCCCGCCCAGCGTCGATGCTGCGCGCTTGCTCGGCGGAACGAAGCCTGCTGCGGCGCTGCCGTGA
- a CDS encoding DeoR/GlpR family DNA-binding transcription regulator, with product MLAERRHQLILRALRSGGPASVADLSSELDVSAATVRRDLIRLEEDGLLTRVHGGAVVEEGDQPFAEVAEVRVSDKDVLAERAAAMIKDGQTVLLDIGTTAYRLARQLHGRRLTVITSNLVVYEELAEDTGIELVLPGGVVRREYRSLVGFLTEDSLRQLHADWLFLGTSGVRPGGQVMDTTVVEVPVKRAMMAAAEKVVLLADAGKFPGQGMAKVCGPADLDVVVTNASADPATLAALAEAGAEVIKV from the coding sequence ATGCTGGCAGAGCGACGACATCAACTCATCCTGCGGGCACTGCGCTCCGGGGGGCCCGCCTCTGTGGCCGATCTCTCCTCCGAGCTGGACGTGAGCGCCGCCACGGTCCGCCGCGACCTGATCAGGCTGGAGGAGGACGGCCTTCTCACCCGCGTCCACGGGGGCGCGGTGGTGGAGGAGGGTGATCAGCCCTTCGCGGAGGTAGCCGAGGTCCGGGTCTCCGACAAGGACGTCCTGGCGGAGCGCGCCGCGGCAATGATCAAGGACGGCCAGACGGTGCTGCTGGACATCGGCACCACCGCCTACCGCCTGGCCCGGCAGCTGCACGGCCGCCGACTCACCGTGATCACAAGCAATCTGGTGGTGTACGAGGAGCTGGCCGAGGACACCGGCATCGAGCTGGTGCTCCCCGGCGGTGTGGTCCGCCGCGAGTACCGCTCGCTGGTGGGCTTCCTCACCGAGGACAGCCTGCGCCAACTGCACGCCGACTGGCTGTTCCTGGGAACGAGCGGCGTCCGACCCGGCGGACAGGTCATGGACACCACCGTGGTCGAGGTGCCGGTGAAGCGGGCCATGATGGCCGCCGCCGAGAAGGTGGTGCTGCTCGCCGACGCCGGGAAGTTCCCCGGCCAGGGGATGGCCAAGGTGTGCGGTCCGGCGGACCTCGACGTAGTAGTGACCAACGCGTCCGCGGACCCGGCGACCCTCGCCGCGCTCGCGGAGGCCGGCGCAGAGGTGATCAAAGTATGA